In Amycolatopsis sp. EV170708-02-1, the following are encoded in one genomic region:
- a CDS encoding FMN-binding negative transcriptional regulator gives MYRPEYFRAPDLEAQHDLIEEYPFGLLTLSMFGSPAAVHLPFVLDRDSWPYGKLRGHLSRGNPIAKALSENVEVLVAFTGPSSYISPDHYESQPHFPTWAYAAVHVKGRPRLLDDARTVRQLTDLIADQEARLAPKEPFVLPRESSELFDEYLQLIQGFEIFIGRIDGIFKLGQNKTPRDMAAQAKAFRARGTESSLRMAEALEQHNPFPKYS, from the coding sequence ATGTACCGGCCCGAATACTTCCGCGCCCCCGATCTGGAGGCGCAGCACGACCTCATCGAGGAATACCCGTTCGGTCTGCTCACCCTGTCCATGTTCGGCTCGCCCGCCGCCGTGCACCTCCCGTTCGTGCTCGACCGGGACTCCTGGCCGTACGGCAAGCTGCGTGGTCACCTGTCCAGGGGTAATCCCATCGCGAAAGCGTTGTCGGAGAACGTCGAGGTGCTGGTCGCTTTCACCGGCCCGAGCTCGTATATCTCTCCCGACCACTACGAAAGCCAGCCGCATTTCCCCACCTGGGCCTACGCGGCGGTGCACGTGAAGGGGCGGCCACGGCTGCTCGACGACGCCAGGACGGTGCGGCAGCTGACCGACCTGATCGCCGATCAGGAGGCTCGTCTGGCCCCCAAAGAGCCCTTCGTGCTGCCTCGGGAGTCCTCGGAGCTTTTCGACGAGTATCTGCAACTCATCCAGGGCTTCGAGATCTTCATCGGCCGGATCGACGGCATATTCAAGCTCGGGCAGAACAAGACACCACGGGACATGGCCGCCCAAGCGAAGGCATTTCGGGCACGGGGAACCGAGAGTTCGCTGCGCATGGCAGAAGCGCTGGAACAGCACAACCCGTTTCCCAAATATTCATGA